One part of the Schistocerca piceifrons isolate TAMUIC-IGC-003096 chromosome 2, iqSchPice1.1, whole genome shotgun sequence genome encodes these proteins:
- the LOC124774887 gene encoding ras-related protein Rap-2c, protein MREFKVVVLGSGGVGKSALTVQFVSGCFMEKYDPTIEDFYRKEIEVDNSPCVLEILDTAGTEQFASMRDLYIKNGQGFVVVYSLTNHQTFQDIKTMKDLITRVKGTEKVPILLVGNKVDLEHQREVATSEGSGLAQMWGCPFVEASAKNRTNVNEMFAEIVRQMNFSPEKEKKSYCCCTVL, encoded by the coding sequence ATGCGCGAGTTCAAAGTTGTCGTCCTCGGTTCGGGCGGGGTTGGCAAAAGTGCTCTCACCGTCCAGTTCGTGTCTGGTTGTTTCATGGAAAAATATGATCCTACGATTGAAGATTTCTACAGGAAGGAAATAGAAGTCGACAATTCGCCGTGTGTACTGGAAATTCTGGATACAGCCGGTACAGAACAGTTCGCGAGTATGCGCGACCTGTACATCAAGAATGGACAAGGGTTTGTTGTGGTGTATAGCCTGACAAACCATCAAACGTTCCAAGACATCAAAACAATGAAGGACTTGATCACTCGCGTTAAAGGGACAGAAAAAGTACCGATATTACTGGTAGGAAATAAGGTAGACCTCGAGCACCAGAGGGAGGTAGCGACGAGTGAAGGTAGTGGTTTAGCGCAGATGTGGGGATGCCCATTTGTGGAAGCAAGTGCCAAAAACAGGACAAATGTCAATGAAATGTTTGCCGAAATAGTCAGGCAAATGAATTTCAGCCCCGAAAAAGAAAAGAAGAGCTACTGCTGCTGCACTGTTCTGTAA